The following proteins come from a genomic window of Vibrio vulnificus NBRC 15645 = ATCC 27562:
- a CDS encoding Fic family protein codes for MWIWQQASWPEFEWDRSVIEPLVRTTRLNQGILLGKMLCQPLDQTQNMLDTLLANIVHSSAIEGEKLNAFSVRSSLANKLGISEENPFPTTKQTDGLAEIMLDAVDNLEVPLTLERVLHWHALLFPQGYTLFNPVIGGQLRSETPMQVVSGRIDKPVVHFEAPGRACLDAELSTFIQWFNDSKKDTSLDPLLRAAITHLWFVTLHPLDDGNGRITRVLTDLALAQAEHQSVRFYAMSVAILANRKSYYEILEQTQKGDLDITAWLRWFLDTLNETFDVALKEIEQTVFKTNYWRHIDQTRLLSEQTKVLNRMLDGDFPEGINTSQYHKVAKVSKPTATRHLAALVELGCLIKSDAGGRSTRYHLPKIGDQTA; via the coding sequence ATGTGGATCTGGCAACAGGCGTCATGGCCTGAATTTGAGTGGGACAGAAGTGTGATTGAGCCGCTTGTGAGAACCACACGCCTTAATCAAGGTATCTTGTTAGGGAAAATGCTTTGTCAGCCACTTGATCAAACCCAAAATATGCTGGATACCTTGCTCGCCAACATTGTGCACTCTAGCGCGATAGAAGGGGAAAAACTCAACGCCTTTTCTGTGCGCTCTTCACTTGCCAACAAATTGGGCATCAGTGAAGAGAATCCGTTCCCGACAACGAAACAGACCGATGGTCTGGCAGAGATCATGCTCGATGCGGTCGATAACCTCGAAGTTCCACTCACTTTAGAACGCGTCTTGCATTGGCATGCCTTGTTATTCCCCCAAGGATACACGCTGTTCAATCCTGTTATTGGTGGGCAGTTAAGAAGCGAAACGCCCATGCAAGTGGTATCTGGACGGATAGACAAACCCGTTGTCCATTTTGAAGCACCAGGTAGAGCGTGCTTAGACGCTGAACTGAGCACGTTTATACAGTGGTTTAACGATTCAAAGAAGGATACCTCACTCGATCCTCTATTAAGAGCGGCCATCACTCACCTTTGGTTTGTCACACTACACCCATTGGATGATGGCAATGGTCGTATTACTCGAGTGCTGACTGATCTCGCACTGGCACAAGCAGAGCACCAATCCGTGCGCTTTTACGCCATGTCGGTAGCGATTCTTGCTAACCGAAAAAGCTATTACGAGATCTTAGAACAAACGCAGAAAGGGGATTTGGACATCACCGCGTGGCTACGTTGGTTTTTAGACACACTGAATGAAACCTTTGATGTTGCGTTAAAAGAGATTGAACAAACGGTATTTAAAACCAATTACTGGCGACACATCGACCAAACGCGGTTGTTGAGTGAACAAACCAAAGTGCTTAATCGAATGCTCGATGGTGATTTCCCTGAGGGGATCAACACATCGCAATACCACAAGGTTGCGAAAGTGAGTAAGCCCACCGCCACAAGGCATTTGGCCGCGCTTGTTGAGCTTGGCTGCCTGATTAAATCTGACGCTGGAGGCCGGAGCACACGTTATCATTTGCCAAAGATTGGCGACCAAACGGCGTGA